In Struthio camelus isolate bStrCam1 chromosome 13, bStrCam1.hap1, whole genome shotgun sequence, the following are encoded in one genomic region:
- the GABRA6 gene encoding gamma-aminobutyric acid receptor subunit alpha-6 isoform X1 — MALRVAWLCVAVSIAKALGVQGGGGDLYSENITRILDKLLDGYDNRLRPGFGGAVTEVKTDIYVTSFGPVSDVEMEYTMDVFFRQTWTDERLKFGGPTEILRLNNLMVSKIWTPDTFFRNGKKSIAHNMTTPNKLFRIMQNGTILYTMRLTINADCPMRLVNFPMDGHACPLKFGSYAYPKSEIIYTWKKGPLYSVEVPQESSSLLQYDLIGQTVSSETIKSNTGEYVLMTVYFHLQRKMGYFMIQIYTPCIMTVILSQVSFWINKESVPARTVFGITTVLTMTTLSISARHSLPKVSYATAMDWFIAVCFAFVFSALIEFAAVNYFTNLQTQRAMRKAARAAALAAALSAATVPAEDEIVSHSDSNCNLKKRVNSVTSQADQSSGPSMISDIASQCQPMSAAPPAPPPPPPPPIGGTSKIDQYSRILFPVAFAGFNLVYWVVYLSKDTMEFFEPTAMHLRNDHQSN; from the exons ATGGCTTTGCGCGTCGCCTGGCTCTGCGTCGCCGTGAG CATAGCCAAGGCGCTGGGCgtccagggcggcggcggggacctcTACTCGGAAAACATCACTCGGATCCTCGACAAGCTGTTGGACGGCTACGACAACAGGCTGCGGCCGGGATTTGGAG GCGCCGTGACGGAGGTCAAGACGGACATCTACGTGACCAGCTTCGGGCCCGTGTCCGACGTGGAGATG GAGTACACAATGGATGTTTTTTTTCGTCAGACATGGACTGATGAGAGGCTGAAATTTGGTGGGCCAACTGAAATTTTGAGATTGAACAATTTAATGGTCAGTAAAATCTGGACACCAGACACGttttttagaaatggaaaaaagtcaATTGCTCATAATATGACTACTCCTAACAAACTTTTCAGAATTATGCAGAATGGGACTATTCTTTACACAATGAG ACTCACCATTAACGCTGATTGTCCTATGCGGTTGGTGAACTTCCCAATGGATGGGCATGCTTGTCCTTTGAAGTTTGGAAGCT ATGCCTATccaaaaagtgaaataatttatACATGGAAAAAAGGACCCCTCTATTCAGTAGAAGTACCACAGGAGTCTTCCAGTCTCCTCCAGTATGACCTTATAGGACAAACTGTGTCTAGCGAAACAATTAAATCTAACACAG GTGAATACGTACTCATGACAGTTTATTTCCACTTGCAAAGGAAGATGGGCTACTTCATGATACAGATATATACTCCTTGCATTATGACAGTCATTCTTTCTCAGGTGTCTTTCTGGATTAACAAGGAGTCTGTTCCAGCCAGAACAGTTTTTG gcATCACTACAGTTCTAACAATGACCACTTTAAGCATCAGTGCACGCCACTCTTTGCCCAAGGTGTCCTATGCTACTGCCATGGATTGGTTCATAGCTGTGTGCTTTGCCTTTGTCTTCTCTGCACTTATCGAGTTTGCAGCTGTCAACTACTTTACCAATCTTCAGACTCAGAGAGCGATGAGgaaggcagccagggcagcagcactggcagcagcACTATCAGCAGCAACTGTACCGGCAGAGGACGAGATTGTCTCG CATTCTGACTCCAACTGTAACCTGAAGAAGCGAGTAAACTCTGTAACGTCTCAAGCAGATCAGTCTTCTGGACCCAGCATGATATCAGATATTGCATCCCAGTGTCAACCAATGTCTGCTGCTCCACCagccccgccaccgccaccaccaccacctatTGGAGGGACAAGTAAAATTGATCAATATTCTAGGATCCTCTTTCCAGTGGCATTTGCAGGATTCAACCTGGTATACTGGGTTGTTTACCTTTCAAAAGACACTATGGAA ttttttgaACCAACTGCAATGCATCTTCGAAATGATCATCAGTCCAACTGA
- the GABRA6 gene encoding gamma-aminobutyric acid receptor subunit alpha-6 isoform X3, translated as MALRVAWLCVAVSIAKALGVQGGGGDLYSENITRILDKLLDGYDNRLRPGFGGAVTEVKTDIYVTSFGPVSDVEMEYTMDVFFRQTWTDERLKFGGPTEILRLNNLMVSKIWTPDTFFRNGKKSIAHNMTTPNKLFRIMQNGTILYTMRLTINADCPMRLVNFPMDGHACPLKFGSYAYPKSEIIYTWKKGPLYSVEVPQESSSLLQYDLIGQTVSSETIKSNTGITTVLTMTTLSISARHSLPKVSYATAMDWFIAVCFAFVFSALIEFAAVNYFTNLQTQRAMRKAARAAALAAALSAATVPAEDEIVSHSDSNCNLKKRVNSVTSQADQSSGPSMISDIASQCQPMSAAPPAPPPPPPPPIGGTSKIDQYSRILFPVAFAGFNLVYWVVYLSKDTMEFFEPTAMHLRNDHQSN; from the exons ATGGCTTTGCGCGTCGCCTGGCTCTGCGTCGCCGTGAG CATAGCCAAGGCGCTGGGCgtccagggcggcggcggggacctcTACTCGGAAAACATCACTCGGATCCTCGACAAGCTGTTGGACGGCTACGACAACAGGCTGCGGCCGGGATTTGGAG GCGCCGTGACGGAGGTCAAGACGGACATCTACGTGACCAGCTTCGGGCCCGTGTCCGACGTGGAGATG GAGTACACAATGGATGTTTTTTTTCGTCAGACATGGACTGATGAGAGGCTGAAATTTGGTGGGCCAACTGAAATTTTGAGATTGAACAATTTAATGGTCAGTAAAATCTGGACACCAGACACGttttttagaaatggaaaaaagtcaATTGCTCATAATATGACTACTCCTAACAAACTTTTCAGAATTATGCAGAATGGGACTATTCTTTACACAATGAG ACTCACCATTAACGCTGATTGTCCTATGCGGTTGGTGAACTTCCCAATGGATGGGCATGCTTGTCCTTTGAAGTTTGGAAGCT ATGCCTATccaaaaagtgaaataatttatACATGGAAAAAAGGACCCCTCTATTCAGTAGAAGTACCACAGGAGTCTTCCAGTCTCCTCCAGTATGACCTTATAGGACAAACTGTGTCTAGCGAAACAATTAAATCTAACACAG gcATCACTACAGTTCTAACAATGACCACTTTAAGCATCAGTGCACGCCACTCTTTGCCCAAGGTGTCCTATGCTACTGCCATGGATTGGTTCATAGCTGTGTGCTTTGCCTTTGTCTTCTCTGCACTTATCGAGTTTGCAGCTGTCAACTACTTTACCAATCTTCAGACTCAGAGAGCGATGAGgaaggcagccagggcagcagcactggcagcagcACTATCAGCAGCAACTGTACCGGCAGAGGACGAGATTGTCTCG CATTCTGACTCCAACTGTAACCTGAAGAAGCGAGTAAACTCTGTAACGTCTCAAGCAGATCAGTCTTCTGGACCCAGCATGATATCAGATATTGCATCCCAGTGTCAACCAATGTCTGCTGCTCCACCagccccgccaccgccaccaccaccacctatTGGAGGGACAAGTAAAATTGATCAATATTCTAGGATCCTCTTTCCAGTGGCATTTGCAGGATTCAACCTGGTATACTGGGTTGTTTACCTTTCAAAAGACACTATGGAA ttttttgaACCAACTGCAATGCATCTTCGAAATGATCATCAGTCCAACTGA
- the GABRA6 gene encoding gamma-aminobutyric acid receptor subunit alpha-6 isoform X2, giving the protein MALRVAWLCVAVSIAKALGVQGGGGDLYSENITRILDKLLDGYDNRLRPGFGGAVTEVKTDIYVTSFGPVSDVEMEYTMDVFFRQTWTDERLKFGGPTEILRLNNLMVSKIWTPDTFFRNGKKSIAHNMTTPNKLFRIMQNGTILYTMRLTINADCPMRLVNFPMDGHACPLKFGSYAYPKSEIIYTWKKGPLYSVEVPQESSSLLQYDLIGQTVSSETIKSNTGEYSLQLLYFHLQRKIGYYLIQTYIPCIMTVVLSQVVFWINKESVPARTVAGITTVLTMTTLSISARHSLPKVSYATAMDWFIAVCFAFVFSALIEFAAVNYFTNLQTQRAMRKAARAAALAAALSAATVPAEDEIVSHSDSNCNLKKRVNSVTSQADQSSGPSMISDIASQCQPMSAAPPAPPPPPPPPIGGTSKIDQYSRILFPVAFAGFNLVYWVVYLSKDTMEFFEPTAMHLRNDHQSN; this is encoded by the exons ATGGCTTTGCGCGTCGCCTGGCTCTGCGTCGCCGTGAG CATAGCCAAGGCGCTGGGCgtccagggcggcggcggggacctcTACTCGGAAAACATCACTCGGATCCTCGACAAGCTGTTGGACGGCTACGACAACAGGCTGCGGCCGGGATTTGGAG GCGCCGTGACGGAGGTCAAGACGGACATCTACGTGACCAGCTTCGGGCCCGTGTCCGACGTGGAGATG GAGTACACAATGGATGTTTTTTTTCGTCAGACATGGACTGATGAGAGGCTGAAATTTGGTGGGCCAACTGAAATTTTGAGATTGAACAATTTAATGGTCAGTAAAATCTGGACACCAGACACGttttttagaaatggaaaaaagtcaATTGCTCATAATATGACTACTCCTAACAAACTTTTCAGAATTATGCAGAATGGGACTATTCTTTACACAATGAG ACTCACCATTAACGCTGATTGTCCTATGCGGTTGGTGAACTTCCCAATGGATGGGCATGCTTGTCCTTTGAAGTTTGGAAGCT ATGCCTATccaaaaagtgaaataatttatACATGGAAAAAAGGACCCCTCTATTCAGTAGAAGTACCACAGGAGTCTTCCAGTCTCCTCCAGTATGACCTTATAGGACAAACTGTGTCTAGCGAAACAATTAAATCTAACACAG gcGAATATTCGCTTCAGCTGCTCTATTTCCACCTCCAGAGGAAAATAGGCTACTATCTCATTCAGACATACATTCCATGCATCATGACTGTAGTCCTGTCTCAAGTTGTGTTCTGGATCAACAAAGAATCTGTTCCAGCAAGAACTGTGGCTG gcATCACTACAGTTCTAACAATGACCACTTTAAGCATCAGTGCACGCCACTCTTTGCCCAAGGTGTCCTATGCTACTGCCATGGATTGGTTCATAGCTGTGTGCTTTGCCTTTGTCTTCTCTGCACTTATCGAGTTTGCAGCTGTCAACTACTTTACCAATCTTCAGACTCAGAGAGCGATGAGgaaggcagccagggcagcagcactggcagcagcACTATCAGCAGCAACTGTACCGGCAGAGGACGAGATTGTCTCG CATTCTGACTCCAACTGTAACCTGAAGAAGCGAGTAAACTCTGTAACGTCTCAAGCAGATCAGTCTTCTGGACCCAGCATGATATCAGATATTGCATCCCAGTGTCAACCAATGTCTGCTGCTCCACCagccccgccaccgccaccaccaccacctatTGGAGGGACAAGTAAAATTGATCAATATTCTAGGATCCTCTTTCCAGTGGCATTTGCAGGATTCAACCTGGTATACTGGGTTGTTTACCTTTCAAAAGACACTATGGAA ttttttgaACCAACTGCAATGCATCTTCGAAATGATCATCAGTCCAACTGA
- the GABRA6 gene encoding gamma-aminobutyric acid receptor subunit alpha-6 isoform X4, with protein sequence MDVFFRQTWTDERLKFGGPTEILRLNNLMVSKIWTPDTFFRNGKKSIAHNMTTPNKLFRIMQNGTILYTMRLTINADCPMRLVNFPMDGHACPLKFGSYAYPKSEIIYTWKKGPLYSVEVPQESSSLLQYDLIGQTVSSETIKSNTGEYVLMTVYFHLQRKMGYFMIQIYTPCIMTVILSQVSFWINKESVPARTVFGITTVLTMTTLSISARHSLPKVSYATAMDWFIAVCFAFVFSALIEFAAVNYFTNLQTQRAMRKAARAAALAAALSAATVPAEDEIVSHSDSNCNLKKRVNSVTSQADQSSGPSMISDIASQCQPMSAAPPAPPPPPPPPIGGTSKIDQYSRILFPVAFAGFNLVYWVVYLSKDTMEFFEPTAMHLRNDHQSN encoded by the exons ATGGATGTTTTTTTTCGTCAGACATGGACTGATGAGAGGCTGAAATTTGGTGGGCCAACTGAAATTTTGAGATTGAACAATTTAATGGTCAGTAAAATCTGGACACCAGACACGttttttagaaatggaaaaaagtcaATTGCTCATAATATGACTACTCCTAACAAACTTTTCAGAATTATGCAGAATGGGACTATTCTTTACACAATGAG ACTCACCATTAACGCTGATTGTCCTATGCGGTTGGTGAACTTCCCAATGGATGGGCATGCTTGTCCTTTGAAGTTTGGAAGCT ATGCCTATccaaaaagtgaaataatttatACATGGAAAAAAGGACCCCTCTATTCAGTAGAAGTACCACAGGAGTCTTCCAGTCTCCTCCAGTATGACCTTATAGGACAAACTGTGTCTAGCGAAACAATTAAATCTAACACAG GTGAATACGTACTCATGACAGTTTATTTCCACTTGCAAAGGAAGATGGGCTACTTCATGATACAGATATATACTCCTTGCATTATGACAGTCATTCTTTCTCAGGTGTCTTTCTGGATTAACAAGGAGTCTGTTCCAGCCAGAACAGTTTTTG gcATCACTACAGTTCTAACAATGACCACTTTAAGCATCAGTGCACGCCACTCTTTGCCCAAGGTGTCCTATGCTACTGCCATGGATTGGTTCATAGCTGTGTGCTTTGCCTTTGTCTTCTCTGCACTTATCGAGTTTGCAGCTGTCAACTACTTTACCAATCTTCAGACTCAGAGAGCGATGAGgaaggcagccagggcagcagcactggcagcagcACTATCAGCAGCAACTGTACCGGCAGAGGACGAGATTGTCTCG CATTCTGACTCCAACTGTAACCTGAAGAAGCGAGTAAACTCTGTAACGTCTCAAGCAGATCAGTCTTCTGGACCCAGCATGATATCAGATATTGCATCCCAGTGTCAACCAATGTCTGCTGCTCCACCagccccgccaccgccaccaccaccacctatTGGAGGGACAAGTAAAATTGATCAATATTCTAGGATCCTCTTTCCAGTGGCATTTGCAGGATTCAACCTGGTATACTGGGTTGTTTACCTTTCAAAAGACACTATGGAA ttttttgaACCAACTGCAATGCATCTTCGAAATGATCATCAGTCCAACTGA